In Streptosporangiales bacterium, a single genomic region encodes these proteins:
- a CDS encoding sortase — protein sequence MALMRGRGGRRGPAAVATLVIFIGMLAMAGLGLFMVGTSDSGAEDRGGSAPESTRPTLTPSPSVSTIGRSKPVRLGIPAMDVDNKMSKISLRKNKKSLQLPPKPRRAAWFDRSVSPGEMGPSIVVGYIDAGERGPGVFRKLRKLRSGHAIYLTRADGKIAAYRVQRVKSYPPGKLPVKKVYGGTKQAALRIVTCGGSMTKSQPPANVVVYARLVHVQES from the coding sequence GTGGCTCTGATGAGAGGGCGAGGTGGCCGCCGCGGTCCTGCCGCGGTGGCCACTCTCGTCATCTTCATTGGGATGCTGGCGATGGCTGGCCTCGGCTTGTTCATGGTCGGCACATCGGACTCCGGGGCTGAGGACCGGGGGGGTTCGGCCCCGGAGTCCACCCGGCCGACTCTCACCCCGTCGCCGTCGGTCTCCACGATCGGTCGGTCGAAACCGGTGCGGCTGGGTATCCCCGCGATGGACGTCGACAACAAGATGTCGAAGATCAGCCTCCGGAAGAACAAGAAGTCGCTGCAGCTGCCGCCGAAGCCGCGGCGGGCCGCGTGGTTCGACCGCTCGGTGTCGCCCGGCGAGATGGGGCCGTCGATCGTCGTCGGCTACATCGACGCCGGCGAGCGCGGCCCGGGTGTGTTCCGCAAGCTGCGCAAGCTGCGCTCCGGCCACGCGATCTACCTCACCCGCGCCGACGGCAAGATCGCGGCGTACCGGGTGCAGCGGGTCAAGAGCTACCCGCCGGGCAAACTGCCGGTGAAGAAGGTGTACGGGGGCACGAAGCAGGCCGCCTTGCGGATCGTGACGTGTGGTGGCTCGATGACCAAGTCGCAGCCACCGGCTAACGTCGTCGTGTACGCGCGTCTCGTGCACGTACAGGAGTCCTGA
- a CDS encoding sortase has product MSRKRRGGTRRARHSTNPSAPAKKLLHGRVLLVLAVVAVVVGTTVVGLANQGRQLVRPLDADEGEATPSASAPKIHGPVMKKSLPLAIRIKAIRLESTLVSLGLQRDGTVEPPPAKHADHAGWYESSPTPGEAGPSVILGYQQRVAGMPAPVFRHLGKVRKQDRIEVRRADKTVAVFAVDRAERYTAERFPTDEVYGAVDHAGLRLITATAPGRTPAASERNVVVYASLVKSRKAA; this is encoded by the coding sequence ATGAGCAGGAAGCGCCGCGGTGGCACCAGGCGGGCGCGTCACTCGACGAACCCATCGGCGCCGGCGAAGAAGCTGTTGCACGGCCGCGTGCTGTTGGTGCTCGCCGTGGTGGCGGTCGTCGTTGGCACCACGGTGGTCGGGTTGGCCAACCAGGGCCGCCAGTTGGTGCGTCCGCTCGACGCGGACGAAGGGGAAGCCACGCCGTCCGCGAGCGCCCCGAAGATCCATGGACCCGTAATGAAGAAGTCGCTGCCGTTGGCGATCAGGATCAAGGCGATCCGGCTCGAGTCCACGCTGGTCTCGCTCGGGCTGCAACGCGACGGCACGGTCGAGCCGCCGCCGGCCAAGCACGCCGACCACGCCGGGTGGTACGAGTCGTCGCCGACCCCCGGTGAGGCCGGCCCGTCGGTGATCCTTGGCTACCAGCAGCGGGTCGCGGGGATGCCGGCGCCGGTGTTCCGGCATCTCGGCAAGGTGCGCAAGCAGGACCGCATCGAGGTCCGGCGCGCCGACAAGACGGTCGCCGTGTTCGCCGTCGACCGGGCGGAGCGGTACACCGCAGAACGGTTCCCCACCGACGAGGTTTACGGGGCGGTCGACCACGCGGGACTGCGGCTGATCACCGCGACGGCACCCGGCCGGACACCGGCGGCGAGCGAGCGGAACGTGGTCGTCTACGCGTCGCTGGTGAAGAGCCGCAAGGCCGCCTGA
- a CDS encoding M20/M25/M40 family metallo-hydrolase has translation MSAGQPATPPVTAEDEVVDLCRGLIRIDTTNPGDGSGPGEREAAEYVAGQLDEVGLDHTMFDSAPRRTSIVTRLPGEDPSLPALLVHGHLDVVPAQAADWQVHPFAAELKDGCIWGRGAVDMKDMDAMMLAVLRHYARSGRKPRRDVVFAWLADEEAGGNYGAKYFAKHHADLLDGCDHAISEVGGYSFEVSPDLRFYLIETAQKGLAWMRLIVDGTAGHGSMTNDDNPVTALAEVVGRLGSYEWPVTLTPTVEKFLAEVCDAFGIPFDPADPSPALERLGPLARFIGATLQHTANPSRLDAGYKINVIPGRATAEVDGRFLPGHEDDFFATIDELLGSKVKRELIHHDIALETSFDGHLVETMIAALQAEDPAARAVPYCLSGGTDNKTFEPMGLRGFGFVPLRLPPELDFAAMFHGVDERVPADALTFGVRVLDRLLTTY, from the coding sequence ATGAGCGCTGGGCAACCCGCCACACCGCCGGTCACCGCCGAGGACGAGGTCGTGGACCTCTGCCGCGGGCTGATCCGCATCGACACCACCAACCCGGGCGACGGGTCCGGCCCGGGCGAACGCGAGGCGGCGGAGTACGTCGCGGGTCAGCTCGACGAGGTGGGGCTCGACCACACCATGTTCGACAGCGCGCCGCGCCGTACGAGCATCGTCACCCGGCTCCCCGGCGAGGACCCCTCGCTTCCCGCCCTGCTGGTGCACGGCCACCTGGACGTCGTACCTGCGCAGGCCGCGGACTGGCAGGTCCACCCGTTCGCCGCGGAGCTCAAGGACGGCTGCATCTGGGGCCGCGGCGCCGTGGACATGAAGGACATGGACGCGATGATGCTGGCGGTGCTGCGTCACTACGCGCGCTCCGGCCGCAAGCCGCGCCGCGACGTGGTGTTCGCCTGGCTGGCCGACGAGGAGGCGGGCGGCAACTACGGCGCGAAGTACTTCGCCAAGCACCACGCGGACCTCCTCGACGGCTGCGACCACGCGATCAGCGAGGTCGGCGGCTACTCCTTCGAGGTCTCCCCCGACCTGCGCTTCTACCTCATCGAGACGGCGCAGAAGGGCCTGGCCTGGATGCGGCTGATCGTGGACGGCACGGCGGGCCACGGCTCGATGACCAACGACGACAACCCGGTCACCGCGCTCGCAGAGGTGGTCGGGCGGTTGGGTTCGTACGAGTGGCCGGTCACGTTGACGCCGACGGTGGAGAAGTTCCTCGCCGAGGTATGCGACGCGTTCGGCATCCCGTTCGACCCCGCCGACCCCTCGCCCGCGCTGGAGCGGCTCGGCCCGCTGGCCCGGTTCATCGGCGCGACGCTGCAGCACACGGCGAACCCGAGCCGGCTGGACGCGGGCTACAAGATCAACGTGATCCCCGGGCGGGCGACCGCCGAGGTGGACGGCCGGTTCCTGCCCGGCCACGAGGACGACTTCTTCGCCACCATCGACGAGTTGCTCGGGTCGAAGGTGAAGCGCGAGCTGATCCACCACGACATCGCGCTCGAGACCAGCTTCGACGGTCACCTGGTGGAGACGATGATCGCCGCCCTGCAGGCCGAGGACCCGGCGGCACGTGCGGTGCCGTACTGCCTCTCCGGTGGCACCGACAACAAGACGTTCGAGCCGATGGGGCTGCGCGGCTTCGGCTTCGTGCCGCTGCGGCTGCCGCCCGAGCTGGACTTCGCGGCCATGTTCCACGGCGTCGACGAGCGGGTGCCCGCGGACGCTCTGACCTTCGGCGTGCGGGTGCTCGACCGGCTGCTCACCACGTACTGA
- a CDS encoding slipin family protein produces MGTVTFLLMTLTALVALWLGLGVRVVRQFERGVLFRFGRVVGEPREPGLRFIIPVVDHLEKVNLQIVTLPVPAQEGITRDNVTVRVDAVVYFRVVEPIRAIVDVEHYRFAVEQVAQTSLRSIIGKSELDDLLTNREQLNQGLELMIDSPAVGWGVHIDRVEIRNVELPEQMKRSMSRQAEAERERRARVITAEGEYAASHRLAEAAHVMADTPSALQLRLLETVVEVAAEKNSTLVLPFPVELLRFLERGASSAASAEDGQADEQRSSAEVVAELTEKLTQQIGPRNDADVREEATTS; encoded by the coding sequence ATGGGCACTGTCACTTTTCTACTGATGACACTGACGGCGCTGGTCGCGCTGTGGCTCGGTCTCGGGGTACGCGTCGTCAGGCAATTCGAACGCGGTGTTCTCTTCAGATTCGGTCGGGTGGTCGGTGAGCCGCGCGAACCCGGCCTGCGGTTCATCATCCCGGTCGTGGACCACCTGGAGAAGGTCAACCTGCAGATCGTCACCTTGCCGGTGCCGGCCCAGGAGGGGATCACCCGCGACAACGTGACCGTCCGCGTGGACGCGGTCGTCTACTTCAGGGTCGTCGAACCGATCCGTGCGATCGTCGACGTGGAGCACTACCGGTTCGCGGTCGAACAGGTGGCGCAGACGTCCCTGCGGTCGATCATCGGGAAGAGCGAGCTGGACGATCTCCTGACCAACAGGGAGCAGCTCAACCAGGGGCTGGAGCTGATGATCGACAGCCCCGCGGTCGGTTGGGGTGTGCACATCGACCGGGTGGAGATCAGGAACGTCGAGCTGCCCGAACAGATGAAGCGCTCGATGTCGCGTCAGGCCGAGGCCGAGCGCGAGCGCCGTGCGCGGGTGATCACCGCAGAAGGCGAGTACGCCGCGTCGCACCGGCTGGCCGAGGCGGCGCACGTGATGGCCGATACGCCGTCCGCGCTGCAGCTCCGGTTGCTGGAGACGGTGGTCGAGGTGGCGGCGGAGAAGAACTCCACGCTCGTGCTGCCGTTCCCGGTCGAGCTGTTGCGCTTCCTGGAACGCGGAGCGTCCTCCGCCGCATCCGCGGAGGACGGCCAGGCGGACGAGCAGCGGTCGAGCGCTGAGGTCGTCGCCGAGCTGACCGAGAAGCTGACCCAGCAGATCGGGCCGCGCAACGACGCCGACGTGCGGGAGGAGGCCACCACCTCGTAG
- a CDS encoding accessory Sec system translocase SecA2, producing the protein MRGWRRRPLPQYGGVVSRFRRSVVDRFRRFLRKPGSVDLAHAEALLPAIGDREDELRELTDVEFTAAAAELRDAEDKIADAWLVELCAVGREAARRALGERPFDVQLIGVIQLLAGRVVEMATGEGKTLTGALAATGFALRGDRVHVMSVNDYLAGRDAAWMGPVYELLGVSVAPIDQTSTPDERRAAYQADVTYAPVSEVGFDVLRDRLCIDAADRVVPEPAVAIIDEADSVMIDEARVPLVLAGAAERPEANPELAEVVRTLRRGKHYELDDEGRNVHYTPAGIAQVEKHLEIEDLYAPDQLPVLAAANTALHAHTLVRKDVDYVVRDGKVLLVDDSRGRIALLQRWPDGLQAAVETKEGLDTTESGEVLDTSTIQALLRRYPTVCGMTGTAVAAGEQLMEFYGLDVAVVPSNVECVREDEPNRVYATLADKEAAIVKEIAETHESGRPVLVGTDSVAESERIARQLERADLPCVVLNAKNDAEEAAVIAEAGAYDAITVSTQMAGRGTDIKLGGADGSGRDQVVEFGGLYVIATRRHWSSRLDAQLRGRAGRQGDPGGSVLFASLEDELVTQNVPDAECAADAEPDGQLYDEKAVHIVEHAQRVAEGVNQEIHRNTFKYNKLLEGQRSMLLDRRERVLTADAGAEELRDRCEERYEELAEDVDDEVLQAACRQIVLYYLDRAWVDHLAYLSDLREGIHLRTLAREDPLNAYNKEAIRVYEEVLAEADEKADETFRAATITNDGVDLDAIGLKRPTATWTYLVGDNPFGSEWDRALKTITGKSKLGRR; encoded by the coding sequence ATGCGAGGATGGCGGCGCAGGCCGCTACCGCAGTATGGAGGTGTCGTGAGCAGGTTTCGCCGTAGTGTCGTCGACAGGTTCCGCCGGTTCCTGCGGAAACCGGGGAGCGTCGACCTCGCGCACGCCGAGGCCCTGCTGCCTGCGATCGGTGATCGCGAGGACGAGCTGCGTGAGCTCACCGACGTCGAGTTCACCGCGGCCGCCGCCGAGCTGCGCGACGCCGAGGACAAGATCGCGGACGCGTGGCTGGTCGAGCTGTGCGCGGTCGGCCGCGAGGCGGCCAGGCGTGCCCTCGGCGAGCGGCCGTTCGACGTGCAGCTGATCGGCGTGATCCAGTTGCTGGCCGGTCGGGTGGTGGAGATGGCCACCGGCGAGGGCAAGACGCTCACCGGGGCACTCGCCGCGACCGGGTTCGCGCTGCGCGGCGACCGGGTGCACGTGATGTCCGTCAACGACTACCTCGCCGGTCGCGACGCCGCCTGGATGGGGCCGGTCTACGAGCTGCTCGGCGTCAGCGTCGCGCCGATCGACCAGACGTCCACGCCGGACGAGCGCCGCGCCGCGTACCAGGCGGACGTGACGTACGCGCCGGTGAGCGAGGTCGGGTTCGACGTGCTCCGCGACCGGCTGTGCATCGACGCCGCCGACCGGGTGGTCCCCGAACCCGCGGTAGCGATCATCGACGAGGCCGACTCCGTGATGATCGACGAGGCGCGGGTGCCGCTGGTGCTCGCCGGCGCAGCCGAGCGTCCCGAGGCCAACCCCGAGCTCGCGGAGGTCGTCCGCACGCTGCGCCGCGGCAAGCACTACGAGCTCGACGACGAAGGCCGCAACGTGCACTACACGCCCGCGGGTATCGCCCAGGTCGAGAAGCACCTGGAGATCGAGGACCTCTACGCCCCCGACCAACTGCCGGTGCTCGCCGCCGCCAACACGGCACTGCACGCGCACACGCTCGTGCGCAAGGACGTCGACTACGTGGTGCGCGACGGCAAGGTGCTGCTCGTCGACGACTCCCGTGGACGCATCGCGCTGTTGCAGCGCTGGCCGGACGGTCTGCAGGCCGCCGTCGAGACCAAGGAAGGGCTCGACACCACGGAGAGCGGCGAGGTGCTCGACACCAGCACCATCCAGGCGCTGCTGCGCCGGTACCCGACGGTCTGCGGGATGACCGGCACGGCCGTGGCGGCGGGTGAGCAGCTGATGGAGTTCTACGGCCTCGACGTGGCCGTGGTGCCGTCGAACGTGGAGTGCGTGCGCGAGGACGAGCCGAACCGCGTCTACGCGACCCTCGCCGACAAGGAGGCGGCGATCGTCAAGGAGATCGCCGAGACGCACGAGTCCGGCCGCCCGGTGCTCGTCGGCACCGACAGCGTCGCCGAGTCCGAGCGCATCGCCCGCCAGCTGGAGCGCGCGGACCTGCCGTGCGTCGTGCTCAACGCGAAGAACGACGCCGAGGAGGCGGCGGTGATCGCGGAAGCGGGCGCGTACGACGCCATCACCGTCTCCACGCAGATGGCCGGCCGCGGCACCGACATCAAGCTCGGCGGCGCCGACGGCTCGGGCCGCGACCAGGTCGTCGAGTTCGGCGGCCTTTACGTCATCGCCACCAGGCGGCACTGGTCGTCGCGACTGGACGCGCAGCTGCGCGGCCGCGCCGGCCGCCAGGGCGATCCCGGTGGTTCCGTGCTGTTCGCCAGCCTGGAGGACGAGCTGGTCACGCAGAACGTGCCGGATGCCGAGTGCGCCGCCGACGCCGAGCCGGACGGTCAGCTCTACGACGAGAAGGCCGTGCACATCGTCGAGCACGCGCAGCGGGTCGCCGAAGGCGTGAACCAGGAGATCCACCGCAACACGTTCAAGTACAACAAGCTGCTCGAGGGTCAGCGGTCGATGCTGCTGGACCGGCGGGAGCGAGTGTTGACCGCCGACGCCGGGGCCGAGGAGCTGCGCGACCGGTGCGAGGAACGGTACGAGGAGCTCGCCGAGGACGTCGACGACGAGGTGCTGCAGGCGGCGTGCCGGCAGATCGTGCTGTACTACCTGGACCGCGCGTGGGTCGACCACCTGGCCTACCTCAGCGACCTGCGCGAGGGCATCCACCTGCGCACGCTGGCGCGGGAAGACCCGCTGAACGCGTACAACAAGGAAGCGATCAGAGTCTACGAAGAGGTGCTCGCGGAGGCCGACGAGAAGGCCGACGAGACGTTCCGCGCGGCGACCATTACGAACGACGGCGTCGATCTCGACGCGATCGGGTTGAAACGCCCCACGGCGACATGGACGTACCTGGTCGGGGACAACCCGTTCGGTTCGGAATGGGACCGCGCGTTGAAGACGATCACCGGCAAGAGCAAGCTGGGTCGCCGGTAG
- a CDS encoding sigma-70 family RNA polymerase sigma factor gives MSIAAVPGPPDCAGGREQCAVAAATVETRELVVADLFGADHARLVRMAVFLGADGDAEDVVAEAFLELHRNWHRLRDVAAASAYLRGTVHNLVRMRLRRRSVERRHASRIVGDAESAEVAVLWREDQWEVRRALCRLPARQRQAVVLRYWLDLKEAEIAAAMGISEGAVKSHMSRAMATLTRVLQRGRSTRAS, from the coding sequence ATGAGTATCGCCGCGGTGCCAGGACCGCCCGACTGTGCCGGCGGGCGGGAACAGTGTGCGGTCGCTGCTGCGACCGTCGAGACGAGGGAACTGGTCGTGGCCGACTTGTTCGGTGCCGACCACGCGCGACTGGTGCGGATGGCCGTGTTCCTCGGTGCCGACGGCGATGCCGAGGACGTCGTCGCCGAGGCGTTCCTTGAGCTGCACCGCAACTGGCACCGGCTGCGTGACGTCGCCGCGGCGTCCGCGTACCTGCGTGGCACGGTGCACAACCTGGTGCGGATGCGGCTGCGCCGCCGAAGCGTGGAACGCAGGCACGCCAGCAGGATCGTCGGCGACGCGGAGTCCGCCGAGGTTGCGGTGCTGTGGCGCGAGGACCAGTGGGAGGTACGCCGTGCGTTGTGCCGTCTCCCTGCCCGCCAGCGCCAGGCGGTCGTGTTGCGCTACTGGCTCGACCTGAAGGAGGCGGAGATCGCGGCCGCCATGGGCATCAGCGAGGGCGCGGTGAAGTCGCACATGTCACGCGCCATGGCGACGCTCACCCGCGTGCTGCAGCGGGGCCGCAGCACGCGGGCCAGTTGA
- a CDS encoding aminotransferase class V-fold PLP-dependent enzyme, translating into MLFSAPTYKTGTMLPIKMLAELAQEHGLITVVDGARVPGMFAFGYRALGIDFFAGSCAKWQCGPAGTGVIYMRNK; encoded by the coding sequence ATGCTCTTCTCCGCACCGACGTACAAGACCGGCACCATGCTGCCGATCAAGATGCTGGCCGAGCTCGCGCAAGAGCACGGCCTCATCACCGTCGTCGACGGTGCGCGCGTGCCGGGCATGTTCGCGTTCGGCTACCGCGCGCTCGGTATCGACTTCTTCGCCGGCTCGTGCGCGAAGTGGCAGTGCGGACCTGCCGGCACCGGCGTCATCTACATGCGGAACAAGTGA
- a CDS encoding aminotransferase class V-fold PLP-dependent enzyme yields MTDHRTPEDLAQRSQLSRRGLLGMVAAGAAAVGTGVTLPTTAYAAPSQGTSADLAGRAATKDYWDDVRKLFTLDKKSTFMNVGTVGSPPMEVLDVYDEQNREVAKFAISAYSSFDDVREHAAQDFGCDMDEIALSHNTSDGMAKVVAGLNLGATDEIITTTHEHPGGLGPMGIARDRHGVTITELPVPVGDDQEAEDYVELSATGSHRVRR; encoded by the coding sequence GTGACCGATCACCGAACCCCCGAGGACCTGGCACAACGTTCGCAGCTGTCGCGGCGCGGGCTGCTCGGCATGGTGGCCGCCGGCGCGGCCGCCGTCGGCACCGGCGTGACGTTGCCGACGACCGCTTACGCCGCACCCAGCCAGGGCACGTCCGCCGACCTCGCTGGCCGCGCCGCAACCAAGGACTACTGGGACGACGTACGCAAGCTGTTCACCCTCGACAAGAAGTCCACGTTCATGAACGTGGGCACCGTGGGCTCGCCGCCGATGGAGGTACTTGACGTCTACGACGAGCAGAACCGCGAGGTCGCCAAGTTCGCGATCTCCGCGTACTCCTCGTTCGACGACGTACGCGAGCACGCGGCGCAGGACTTCGGCTGCGACATGGACGAGATCGCCCTGTCGCACAACACCAGCGACGGCATGGCGAAGGTGGTGGCCGGGCTGAACCTCGGGGCCACCGACGAGATCATCACCACGACACACGAGCACCCCGGCGGGCTCGGCCCGATGGGCATCGCCAGGGACCGGCACGGTGTGACCATCACGGAGCTACCGGTTCCCGTCGGCGACGACCAGGAAGCGGAAGACTACGTCGAGCTGTCCGCAACGGGATCACACCGCGTACGAAGGTGA
- a CDS encoding RidA family protein, with protein sequence MDTQLRHRPARAILLAATALAGVVLLGSGLLTGSQPVGATHKHRVIETSEAPEAIGPYSQGIGAGPTLYLSGQLPMDPETGEVLADAPIEEQTERVLKNLDAVLRADGMTTRNVVSTTVYLADLDDFERFNAAYAEFFPHDPPARATVQVARLPRDADIEISAIAVR encoded by the coding sequence ATGGACACCCAACTACGTCACCGACCCGCTCGCGCGATACTCCTCGCCGCCACTGCCCTGGCTGGTGTGGTGCTGCTCGGCAGCGGACTGCTCACCGGATCACAACCCGTCGGTGCGACACACAAGCACCGCGTCATCGAGACGAGTGAAGCCCCCGAGGCGATCGGCCCGTACTCGCAAGGCATAGGCGCAGGCCCGACGCTGTATCTCTCCGGCCAGTTGCCGATGGATCCAGAGACCGGCGAGGTGCTCGCCGACGCACCAATCGAGGAGCAGACAGAGCGGGTGCTCAAGAACCTCGACGCGGTGTTGCGTGCCGACGGCATGACCACGCGCAACGTGGTCAGCACGACCGTCTACCTCGCCGACCTCGACGACTTCGAGCGCTTCAACGCGGCGTACGCGGAGTTCTTCCCGCACGACCCACCGGCGCGCGCGACCGTACAGGTCGCCCGGTTGCCCAGGGACGCCGACATCGAGATCTCCGCGATCGCGGTCCGTTGA
- a CDS encoding CPBP family intramembrane metalloprotease, translating into MPSRLRHWVAPSRPDEPAVLVEPAERRGNGIELTIVFAMTLGLSGFRSLLSLLEALAKPEKLGEQKTALNVSQAAQSWIDLGFQLAGVVQLAAWGGIAVYLLWRGGLAPRFVGLDRTRPGRDLLGGLLLTACIGIPGLGLYLAAQALDLNLTVQPTTLGDHWWRVPTLILAAAGNAWAEEVLVVGYLATRLRQFGLRENTTLLASAVLRGSYHLYQGFGGFVGNLVMGVIFCRIWQRTNRLWPLVLAHTLLDVVAFVGYALLRDHVGWLPG; encoded by the coding sequence GTGCCATCTCGACTTCGCCACTGGGTCGCTCCGTCGCGACCCGATGAACCGGCAGTGCTCGTCGAACCCGCGGAGCGCCGCGGCAACGGCATCGAGCTCACCATCGTCTTCGCCATGACGCTCGGGCTGTCCGGCTTCCGCAGCCTGCTCTCGCTGCTCGAAGCGTTGGCGAAGCCGGAGAAGCTCGGCGAACAGAAGACGGCGCTCAACGTCTCGCAGGCGGCGCAGTCGTGGATCGATCTCGGCTTCCAACTCGCCGGCGTGGTGCAGCTCGCCGCGTGGGGCGGCATCGCCGTCTACCTGCTGTGGCGGGGTGGTCTCGCGCCACGGTTCGTCGGCCTCGACCGGACGCGCCCAGGACGCGACCTGCTCGGCGGGCTCCTGCTGACCGCCTGCATCGGCATCCCGGGGCTCGGTCTCTACCTGGCCGCCCAGGCCCTCGACCTCAACCTCACCGTCCAGCCCACCACCCTCGGCGACCACTGGTGGCGGGTGCCGACGCTGATCCTCGCGGCCGCCGGCAACGCCTGGGCCGAGGAGGTGCTCGTGGTCGGCTACCTGGCCACCAGGCTCAGGCAGTTCGGCCTGCGCGAGAACACGACGCTGCTCGCGTCGGCCGTGCTCCGCGGCTCGTACCACCTGTACCAGGGCTTCGGCGGCTTCGTCGGCAACCTGGTGATGGGCGTGATCTTCTGCCGCATCTGGCAACGGACCAACCGGCTGTGGCCGCTGGTGCTCGCGCACACGCTGCTGGACGTCGTCGCGTTCGTCGGCTACGCACTGCTACGCGACCACGTCGGCTGGCTACCCGGCTAG
- a CDS encoding GNAT family N-acetyltransferase has translation MNASYEVRHARAEDYEAIEPVLDDWWGHPIASVLQPLFLDHFHDTSYVAEKDGELVGFLVGFLSPARRDVAYIHFVGVRPDMRRSGLARDLYGRFFELARADGRTEVWAVTGPINETSVKFHQALGFTVRGPVRGYLEFRKSLS, from the coding sequence ATGAATGCGTCCTACGAAGTTCGGCATGCCCGTGCCGAGGACTACGAGGCGATCGAGCCGGTGCTCGACGACTGGTGGGGCCACCCGATCGCGTCGGTGCTGCAACCGCTGTTCCTCGACCATTTCCACGACACCAGCTACGTCGCCGAGAAGGACGGCGAGCTGGTGGGCTTCCTGGTCGGCTTCCTCTCGCCGGCCAGGCGCGACGTGGCGTACATCCACTTCGTCGGGGTGCGTCCCGACATGCGCCGCAGCGGGCTCGCCCGCGACCTCTACGGCAGGTTCTTCGAGCTGGCCCGCGCCGACGGCCGTACGGAGGTGTGGGCGGTCACCGGGCCGATCAACGAGACGTCGGTGAAGTTCCACCAGGCGCTGGGCTTCACCGTACGCGGCCCGGTGCGCGGCTACCTCGAGTTCCGCAAGTCCCTCAGCTAG
- a CDS encoding metalloregulator ArsR/SmtB family transcription factor, which translates to MESTFSVLAEPRRREILDLLRAGERPVGELVEQLALAQPTVSKHLKVLREVGLVEVRHDAQRRWYRLRPEPLAEVDAWLAPYRELWNASLDALERHLDTMPDD; encoded by the coding sequence ATGGAAAGTACGTTCTCGGTACTGGCCGAACCGCGGCGGCGGGAGATCCTCGATCTGCTCCGCGCCGGGGAGCGGCCGGTGGGGGAACTGGTCGAGCAGCTCGCCCTGGCGCAGCCGACCGTCTCGAAGCACCTGAAGGTGCTCCGCGAGGTCGGGCTGGTGGAGGTCAGGCACGATGCGCAGCGTCGCTGGTACCGGCTGCGGCCGGAACCGCTGGCCGAGGTCGACGCCTGGCTCGCCCCCTACCGCGAGCTGTGGAACGCGAGCCTGGACGCCCTCGAGCGCCACCTCGACACCATGCCGGACGACTGA